Below is a genomic region from Spirosoma radiotolerans.
GATTAACAGCTTCATGAAGGTGGATTTCCCTGCCCCGTTTTCGCCCATCAGTGCGTGCACTTCGCCTTTCCTGACAGCCAGCTGGACGTTATCCAGCGCCTTCACCCCCGAAAATGTTTTCGTGAGCCCCGTGACGGTAAGAATAAATTCCTGATCGACGTGCATACCCTAATGACTGATTGTATCCCTACTTCAGACGATACAAGGCGTTTTGTGTCGAATTTTACCCGTACTTTGTATGCGTATGGAATTGTTCATCACCTCGCTGAATTCGGGCAGCAACGGTAATTGCTATTATGTTGGAAATGAGCAGGAAGCTGTTCTGATCGACGCGGGTATTTCCTGCCGAGAAACTGAACGGCGGATGGAGCGGCTGGGGCTGTCACTCCAGACGGTCAAGGCTATTTTTGTTTCGCACGAACACAGTGACCACATTCGGGGAATTCCTCAACTGGCCAAGAAGTACCAATTGCCCGTTTTCATTACGCCCGGCACCCTGCAAAATTCGGGCTTGCCACAGACCGGCTTCCCGCTGAAAGCCCTGCGCGGTTACGATCCCGTCTGGATTGGCGAGTTATGCGTTACGGCTTTTCCGAAGCACCATGATGCCTCCGACCCGCACAGCTTTGTGGTAGCGGGCCGACATACCAGAGTAGGCGTCTTTACGGATATTGGTGCCCCCTGCGAGCACCTCAT
It encodes:
- a CDS encoding MBL fold metallo-hydrolase produces the protein MELFITSLNSGSNGNCYYVGNEQEAVLIDAGISCRETERRMERLGLSLQTVKAIFVSHEHSDHIRGIPQLAKKYQLPVFITPGTLQNSGLPQTGFPLKALRGYDPVWIGELCVTAFPKHHDASDPHSFVVAGRHTRVGVFTDIGAPCEHLIHHFSQCHAAFLEANYDEEMLERGRYPYFLKNRIRGGKGHLSNQQALDLFRTHKPAFMSHVLLSHLSKDNNCPELSKALFDLHRDTTEVIVASRYAETPVYAIRATQAVGELV